The bacterium genome segment ACACGAAGTTTGAAGGTCAGGTATATGTACTTAAGAAAGAAGAAGGCGGACGTCATACACCGTTTTTCCCTGGATACCGTCCACAGTTTTTCTTCCGTACAACAGATGTAACCGGATCAATTGAACTTCCCGAGGGAGTAGAGATGGTAATGCCCGGAGACAACATCAACATGAAAGTAGAGCTGATTGAGCCCATAGCAATGGAAGAGGGGCTTCGGTTTGCAATCCGTGAAGGCGGACGTACTGTTGGTGCAGGTGTTGTCGGGAAAATTATAGAATAAGATTTAAGTTAAAGTGATAGAGGAGTAAATAAATCGTGGCTGGTCAAACAATTCG includes the following:
- a CDS encoding elongation factor Tu, translated to TKFEGQVYVLKKEEGGRHTPFFPGYRPQFFFRTTDVTGSIELPEGVEMVMPGDNINMKVELIEPIAMEEGLRFAIREGGRTVGAGVVGKIIE